One Actinospica robiniae DSM 44927 genomic region harbors:
- a CDS encoding IS1380 family transposase, translating into MKSTTSRPRLVVSSDGRGVVGHAGSRLLADLAEATGLESAFIDALAGLRQRAGGHAPGRVAVDLAVMLADGGEAISDLAVLRDQAELFGPVASDPTAWRVLNSIDAAAIARLRGARAVARELAWVQRAETRGALPQAEAAGRVIPGLVLDIDASIGICYSEKENATPTWKKTFGYHPLLCFLDNTGEALSGVLRPGRAGSNTAADHIEVLDAALAQIPDEHRHGAPILVRTDTAGCTHAFLAHIRSLRDRGVDVRFSVGAPIDEQVRQAITKLPATAWYPAIEADGQVRDGAEVAEITGLLYGYGTNLPADTRFIVRRERPHPGAQLSLFDTIEGYRHQVIATDSRLSDGPLTWIEARHRAHARVEDRIRTGKDSGFGRFPSREYAINQAWLELALTGIDLTCWMRMLLLDGALARAEPKKIRYRLLHVAARITRSARRTRLRIAEHWPWAKQLTEAFDRLAALPRPCTC; encoded by the coding sequence GTGAAGAGTACAACGTCGCGCCCTCGTCTTGTCGTCTCGTCCGACGGGCGCGGTGTAGTGGGGCATGCCGGGTCCCGGCTGTTGGCGGACCTGGCCGAGGCCACGGGACTGGAGTCCGCGTTCATCGACGCGCTCGCCGGGCTGCGGCAGCGGGCCGGCGGCCATGCGCCGGGACGCGTCGCGGTCGATCTCGCGGTGATGCTCGCGGACGGCGGTGAGGCGATCAGCGACCTCGCGGTGCTGCGGGACCAGGCGGAACTGTTCGGCCCCGTGGCATCGGATCCGACGGCGTGGCGGGTGTTGAACTCGATCGACGCCGCCGCGATCGCCCGGCTGCGCGGTGCGCGGGCGGTGGCGCGCGAACTCGCCTGGGTGCAGCGCGCCGAGACGCGCGGCGCGCTGCCGCAGGCCGAAGCCGCCGGCCGGGTGATACCCGGTCTGGTGCTCGATATCGACGCCTCGATCGGCATCTGCTACTCCGAGAAGGAGAACGCGACACCGACCTGGAAGAAGACGTTCGGCTACCACCCACTGCTGTGCTTTCTGGACAACACGGGTGAGGCCCTTTCAGGCGTCCTGCGCCCGGGTAGGGCCGGATCGAACACGGCGGCCGATCACATCGAGGTCCTCGACGCCGCGCTCGCGCAGATCCCGGACGAGCATCGGCACGGGGCCCCGATCCTGGTGCGCACGGATACCGCCGGGTGCACGCACGCCTTCCTCGCGCACATCAGGTCCCTGCGTGACCGGGGCGTGGACGTGCGCTTCTCGGTCGGCGCGCCGATCGACGAGCAGGTCCGGCAGGCGATCACGAAACTGCCCGCCACAGCGTGGTACCCGGCGATCGAGGCCGACGGGCAGGTACGCGACGGCGCCGAGGTCGCCGAGATCACCGGGCTGCTCTACGGCTACGGTACGAACCTGCCCGCAGACACCCGGTTCATCGTGCGGCGCGAACGCCCGCACCCCGGCGCCCAACTGAGCCTGTTCGACACCATCGAGGGATACCGCCACCAGGTCATCGCCACCGACAGCCGGCTCAGCGACGGGCCGTTGACCTGGATCGAGGCACGTCACCGGGCACACGCTCGGGTCGAAGACCGCATCCGGACAGGCAAAGACTCCGGCTTCGGGCGCTTCCCATCCCGCGAATACGCCATCAACCAGGCCTGGCTCGAACTCGCCCTGACCGGAATCGACCTGACCTGCTGGATGAGGATGCTGCTGCTCGACGGCGCTCTCGCCCGTGCCGAGCCGAAGAAGATCCGCTACCGGCTGCTGCACGTCGCAGCGCGCATCACCAGATCGGCCCGGCGCACACGCCTGCGTATCGCCGAGCACTGGCCCTGGGCGAAACAGCTGACAGAAGCCTTCGACCGCCTCGCCGCCCTGCCCAGGCCCTGCACCTGCTGA